One part of the Anopheles coustani chromosome 2, idAnoCousDA_361_x.2, whole genome shotgun sequence genome encodes these proteins:
- the LOC131266197 gene encoding protein lifeguard 1-like, which produces MQGDQQQFFSGQSYPQQPGYNVGFAPQPAVAPGFHPSAFAPSPEAAGYAPYDAESTTAKGFDFSDQSIRRGFIKKVYSILTVQLAITFTFVTVVMLHKPTRRVVQESVPLFWIAFIVMFVALIGISCCGEMRRKAPMNFILLGLFTLAESFLVAVVSAQYDADVVMIALGITAVICLGLTLFAFQTKYDFTMMGGFLFCVVLVFFMFGLIAIFFEGTVITLIYSALGALIFSMYLVYDTQIMLGGEHKYSISPEEYVFAALSLYLDVINIFLHILRIVAVSRR; this is translated from the exons ATGCAAG GTGATCAACAACAATTCTTTAGCGGACAATCGTACCCGCAACAACCAGGATACAATGTGGGCTTTGCTCCACAACCCGCCGTCGCTCCGGGTTTTCACCCAAGTGCGTTCGCTCCGTCACCGGAGGCCGCAGGATATGCCCCTTACGATGCCGAATCGACAACTGCTAAAGGCTTCGACTTCAGTGATCAATCCATAAGACGAGGCTtcataaaaaaagtttactCCATTTTGACC GTACAGCTGGCAATAACGTTTACTTTTGTCACTGTCGTCATGCTCCACAAGCCAACGAGGCGTGTGGTGCAAGAAAGTGTACCTCTATTTTGGATTGCATTCATCGTTATGTTCGTAGCGCTCATCGGCATCTCCTGCTGTGGGGAAATGCGGCGTAAAGCACCAATGAACTTTATACTGTTGGGCCTCTTTACTTTAGCCGAATCGTTCCTGGTTGCCGTGGTCTCTGCACAATACGATGCAGATGTG GTGATGATTGCACTTGGCATAACTGCTGTGATTTGTCTTGGGTTGACACTGTTCGCTTTCCAGACAAAGTATGACTTTACGATGATGGGTGGTTTCTTGTTCTGTGTCGTACTGGTGTTTTTCATGTTCGGGTTGATTGCTATCTTTTTTGAAGGAACAGTAATTACGCTAATTTATTCCGCACTCGGAGCATTGATTTTCTCCATGTACTTGGTCTACGATACGCAGATCATGCTCGGTGGAGAACACAAGTACTCAATCAGCCCAGAAGAGTACGTGTTTGCCGCGCTGAGCTTGTATCTTGatgttatcaacatttttttgcatATTCTTCGTATTGTTGCTGTATCGAGACGTTAA
- the LOC131266196 gene encoding protein lifeguard 1-like: MQGDKPLSPQQPEYNESVASPLTIAPQPAVTPGFHPSVFTPAPEALSPGDKPQCPQQLECKEGFASQPLVAPGFHPSVFAPPPEAAEGVPYDAESATVKGFDFSDQSIRRGFIKKVYSILTVQLAITFSFVAAVMFHEPTRRLVHRDTPLFWVAFIGMFVSIICISCCGEMRRKAPMNLILLGIFTLAESFLVAVVTAQYEATEVMLALGITAAICLGLTLFAFQTKYDFTMMGGFLFCVVLVFFLFGLIAIFVKVKIISLIYSALGALVFSMFLVYDTQVMLGGEHKFSISPEEYVFAALSVYLDIINIFLHILRFIAASRRA; encoded by the exons ATGCAAG GTGATAAACCACTGTCCCCGCAACAACCGGAATACAACGAGAGCGTAGCTTCGCCACTCACCATCGCTCCGCAACCCGCCGTTACGCCAGGATTTCATCCAAGTGTCTTCACTCCGGCGCCGGAGGCACTCTCCCCCG gtgATAAACCACAGTGCCCGCAACAACTGGAATGCAAAGAAGGCTTCGCTTCGCAACCCCTCGTTGCTCCGGGATTTCATCCAAGTGTCTTCGCACCGCCACCAGAAGCAGCTGAAGGTGTCCCTTACGATGCCGAATCGGCAACTGTTAAAGGCTTCGACTTTAGTGATCAATCCATAAGACGAGGTTTTATCAAGAAAGTGTACTCCATTTTGACC GTACAACTGGCGAtaacgttttcttttgttgccGCCGTCATGTTTCATGAGCCAACGAGGCGTCTGGTGCATAGAGATACACCTCTGTTCTGGGTTGCATTCATCGGCATGTTCGTATCGATCATCTGCATCTCCTGCTGCGGGGAGATGCGGCGTAAAGCACCAATGAACCTGATACTGTTGGGCATCTTTACTTTAGCCGAATCGTTCCTGGTTGCCGTAGTCACTGCACAATACGAAGCAACAGAA GTGATGCTCGCGCTTGGCATAACGGCTGCAATTTGTCTAGGATTGACGCTATTCGCTTTTCAGACAAAGTATGACTTCACGATGATGGGTGGTTTTCTGTTCTGTGTCGTActggtgtttttcttgttcggACTGATTGCTATATTTGTCaaagtgaaaataatttcGCTTATTTACTCCGCACTTGGAGCATTGGTATTCTCAATGTTCTTAGTCTACGATACGCAGGTCATGCTTGGTGGAGAACATAAGTTTTCAATCAGCCCAGAAGAGTACGTGTTTGCCGCGCTAAGCGTGTATCTTGatattatcaacatttttttacatattcTTCGCTTTATTGCTGCTTCGAGACGTGCATAA
- the LOC131266447 gene encoding protein lifeguard 1-like isoform X1: MAYQGGYYQDPNQPYYGGGYPPQPGYNPNYPPQQPGGYPPQPGYPQSGYPQPGYPQPGYPQPGYPQDPSYPGGFNPGYPPQPGFAQPAPPNMPTAYGTGYDPETGSVKGFEFNDQSIRRGFIRKVYSILTAQLLITLGFIALFLYHRPTQLWVQNHQEMFWIALGVMIVTLISMACCGSVRRKAPMNFIFLTLFTLAQAFLLGVSSARFSREEVMLAVGITAAVCLGLTLFAFQTKWDFTVMGGVLFVAVLILMLFGLLAIFIPGKTMTLVYASAGALIFSIYLVYDTQLMIGGEHKYSISPEEYIFAALNLYLDIVNIFLYILTIIGATRD; encoded by the exons ATGGCTTATCAAGGAGGATATtaccaag ATCCTAATCAACCCTACTACGGTGGAGGATATCCGCCGCAGCCCGGCTATAACCCGAACTATCCGCCGCAACAGCCCGGCGGTTATCCACCACAGCCTGGTTATCCACAGTCTGGCTACCCACAGCCCGGTTATCCGCAACCTGGTTACCCGCAACCCGGTTACCCACAAGATCCATCTTACCCGGGAGGATTCAACCCCGGCTATCCGCCACAACCAGGCTTCGCCCAACCAGCGCCACCGAACATGCCGACCGCATACGGTACCGGGTACGATCCCGAAACGGGCAGTGTGAAAGGGTTCGAGTTTAATGATCAATCCATTCGCCGCGGATTCATACGCAAGGTGTATTCCATTCTCACG GCACAACTGTTGATAACGCTTGGTTTTATAGCACTGTTTCTGTACCACCGACCGACCCAGCTATGGGTTCAAAACCATCAGGAAATGTTCTGGATTGCACTGGGCGTAATGATCGTGACACTGATCTCGATGGCTTGCTGTGGCAGTGTGCGCCGGAAGGCTCCGATGAACTTCATTTTCCTCACACTTTTCACACTTGCGCAAGCATTTCTGCTTGGTGTGTCGTCGGCCAGGTTCAGCCGTGAGGAG GTAATGTTAGCGGTTGGCATAACAGCGGCCGTGTGTCTCGGACTGACACTGTTTGCCTTCcaaacgaaatgggactttaCCGTGATGGGCGGCGTTCTGTTCGTTGCCGTGCTGATTCTGATGCTGTTCGGACTGCTTGCTATCTTCATCCCGGGAAAAACCATGACGCTGGTGTACGCGTCGGCCGGTGCCCTGATATTCTCCATCTATCTCGTGTACGACACCCAGCTGATGATTGGTGGCGAGCACAAGTACTCGATCAGCCCGGAGGAGTACATCTTTGCCGCGTTGAATCTGTACCTGGACATCGTGAACATTTTCCTGTACATTCTCACCATCATTGGTGCGACGCGGGATTAA
- the LOC131266447 gene encoding protein lifeguard 1-like isoform X2, which translates to MQDPNQPYYGGGYPPQPGYNPNYPPQQPGGYPPQPGYPQSGYPQPGYPQPGYPQPGYPQDPSYPGGFNPGYPPQPGFAQPAPPNMPTAYGTGYDPETGSVKGFEFNDQSIRRGFIRKVYSILTAQLLITLGFIALFLYHRPTQLWVQNHQEMFWIALGVMIVTLISMACCGSVRRKAPMNFIFLTLFTLAQAFLLGVSSARFSREEVMLAVGITAAVCLGLTLFAFQTKWDFTVMGGVLFVAVLILMLFGLLAIFIPGKTMTLVYASAGALIFSIYLVYDTQLMIGGEHKYSISPEEYIFAALNLYLDIVNIFLYILTIIGATRD; encoded by the exons ATGCAAG ATCCTAATCAACCCTACTACGGTGGAGGATATCCGCCGCAGCCCGGCTATAACCCGAACTATCCGCCGCAACAGCCCGGCGGTTATCCACCACAGCCTGGTTATCCACAGTCTGGCTACCCACAGCCCGGTTATCCGCAACCTGGTTACCCGCAACCCGGTTACCCACAAGATCCATCTTACCCGGGAGGATTCAACCCCGGCTATCCGCCACAACCAGGCTTCGCCCAACCAGCGCCACCGAACATGCCGACCGCATACGGTACCGGGTACGATCCCGAAACGGGCAGTGTGAAAGGGTTCGAGTTTAATGATCAATCCATTCGCCGCGGATTCATACGCAAGGTGTATTCCATTCTCACG GCACAACTGTTGATAACGCTTGGTTTTATAGCACTGTTTCTGTACCACCGACCGACCCAGCTATGGGTTCAAAACCATCAGGAAATGTTCTGGATTGCACTGGGCGTAATGATCGTGACACTGATCTCGATGGCTTGCTGTGGCAGTGTGCGCCGGAAGGCTCCGATGAACTTCATTTTCCTCACACTTTTCACACTTGCGCAAGCATTTCTGCTTGGTGTGTCGTCGGCCAGGTTCAGCCGTGAGGAG GTAATGTTAGCGGTTGGCATAACAGCGGCCGTGTGTCTCGGACTGACACTGTTTGCCTTCcaaacgaaatgggactttaCCGTGATGGGCGGCGTTCTGTTCGTTGCCGTGCTGATTCTGATGCTGTTCGGACTGCTTGCTATCTTCATCCCGGGAAAAACCATGACGCTGGTGTACGCGTCGGCCGGTGCCCTGATATTCTCCATCTATCTCGTGTACGACACCCAGCTGATGATTGGTGGCGAGCACAAGTACTCGATCAGCCCGGAGGAGTACATCTTTGCCGCGTTGAATCTGTACCTGGACATCGTGAACATTTTCCTGTACATTCTCACCATCATTGGTGCGACGCGGGATTAA
- the LOC131266443 gene encoding uncharacterized protein LOC131266443 isoform X2: MLETVFRFPLPTVQVISGKSCKLPHTVCPQCSSTVRNFYSFTKLTEASQKKLLTECMGTDSSTFDELLQYVKAEPDDGIDASDIIDNNVSSQLSFDTFVPNRENGSKLTKRKPHLVHSNSHSLANKATSDEEPSYGCDEEEVAKSIAMVENRMDTIATKMDWLLERVGSSGKQQFRIRHSSFQLTPVNSNDELISLNSQLKDEEYMEKVLGWLDLNVTAVDSASRMHQALDMVFTRTFLSGCSWTGLSSKGEEKKNVAIRIHTNVLELFRLIGSTNVCKINLSIVTIFFMKKLHHVKSRAVQAIRKSSCRSSFLQKP, translated from the coding sequence CTTCCGACGGTACAAGTAATCTCTGGTAAAAGCTGTAAGTTACCACATACGGTGTGTCCGCAATGCTCCAGTACCGTCCGGAACTTTTATAGTTTCACCAAGCTGACGGAAGCCAGCCAGAAAAAACTGCTGACAGAATGTATGGGTACGGATTCAAGTACGTTCGACGAACTCCTGCAGTACGTAAAAGCAGAACCTGATGATGGTATCGATGCAAGTGATATAATAGATAATAATGTATCCTCTCAGTTGTCGTTCGATACATTTGTCCCGAACAGGGAGAATGGTTCAAAGTTGACTAAACGAAAACCACACCTGGTTCACAGCAATTCGCACAGTTTAGCCAACAAAGCAACATCAGACGAAGAACCATCATACGGATGTGATGAAGAAGAGGTCGCTAAGAGTATAGCAATGGTAGAAAACCGTATGGATACTATAGCAACAAAAATGGATTGGCTACTAGAACGCGTAGGGAGTTCCGGCAAACAACAATTCAGAATACGTCATTCATCTTTTCAGCTCACTCCAGTGAATTCTAATGATGAGTTAATATCTTTAAACAGTCAGTTGAAAGATGAAGAGTACATGGAAAAGGTTCTAGGTTGGTTGGACCTAAATGTCACAGCGGTCGACAGTGCCAGTCGTATGCACCAAGCACTGGATATGGTTTTCACTCGAACATTTCTATCCGGATGTAGTTGGACAGGACTGAGTAGTAAaggagaagagaagaagaatgtGGCAATTCGTATTCACACTAACGTGCTTGAGTTATTTAGACTAATTGGAAGcacaaatgtttgcaaaatcaACCTTAGCATCGTCACaatatttttcatgaaaaagcTACATCACGTGAAAAGCAGGGCAGTACAAGCAATTCGTAAATCATCCTGTCGGTCATCGTTTCTACAGAAACCATAA
- the LOC131266198 gene encoding protein lifeguard 1-like, whose protein sequence is MLHEPTKGVVQRSAPLFWLAFIVMFISIICISCCGEMRRKAPMNFILLGLFTLAESFLVAVVTAQYNADEVMLALGITAAICLGLTLFAFQTKYDFTMMGGFLFCVVLVFFLFGLISIFFEGKVITLIYSALGALIFSMFLVYDTQIMLDGKHKFSISPEEYVFAALNLYLDVINLFLHILRFIGASKR, encoded by the exons ATGCTCCACGAGCCAACGAAAGGTGTGGTGCAAAGAAGCGCACCTCTATTTTGGCTTGCATTCATCGTCATGTTCATATCGATCATCTGTATCTCCTGCTGCGGGGAGATGAGGCGTAAAGCACCTATGAACTTTATACTGTTGGGCCTCTTTACTTTAGCCGAATCGTTCCTGGTTGCCGTAGTCACTGCACAATACAATGCTGATGAG GTGATGCTCGCACTTGGCATAACCGCTGCGATTTGTCTAGGGTTGACGCTATTCGCTTTTCAGACAAAGTATGACTTCACGATGATGGGTGGTTTTCTGTTCTGTGTCGTActggtgtttttcttgtttgggtTGATTTCTATCTTTTTTGAAGGAAAAGTTATTACGCTAATTTATTCCGCACTTGGAGCATTGATATTCTCGATGTTCTTAGTCTACGATACGCAGATCATGCTTGATGGAAAACACAAGTTTTCAATCAGCCCAGAAGAGTACGTGTTTGCCGCGTTGAACTTGTATCTTGATGTTATTAATCTTTTTTTGCACATTCTTCGCTTcattggtgcttcgaaacgtTAA
- the LOC131266443 gene encoding uncharacterized protein LOC131266443 isoform X1, which translates to MKPKCRLCLCSVGKETEYSATLTDDGFHEMLKTVFRFPLPTVQVISGKSCKLPHTVCPQCSSTVRNFYSFTKLTEASQKKLLTECMGTDSSTFDELLQYVKAEPDDGIDASDIIDNNVSSQLSFDTFVPNRENGSKLTKRKPHLVHSNSHSLANKATSDEEPSYGCDEEEVAKSIAMVENRMDTIATKMDWLLERVGSSGKQQFRIRHSSFQLTPVNSNDELISLNSQLKDEEYMEKVLGWLDLNVTAVDSASRMHQALDMVFTRTFLSGCSWTGLSSKGEEKKNVAIRIHTNVLELFRLIGSTNVCKINLSIVTIFFMKKLHHVKSRAVQAIRKSSCRSSFLQKP; encoded by the exons ATGAAACCTAAGTGTCGTTTATGTCTATGCTCAGTGGGGAAGGAAACTGAATACTCTGCTACTCTCACTGACGATGGATTTCACGAAATGCTCAAAACCGTGTTTCGATTTCCG CTTCCGACGGTACAAGTAATCTCTGGTAAAAGCTGTAAGTTACCACATACGGTGTGTCCGCAATGCTCCAGTACCGTCCGGAACTTTTATAGTTTCACCAAGCTGACGGAAGCCAGCCAGAAAAAACTGCTGACAGAATGTATGGGTACGGATTCAAGTACGTTCGACGAACTCCTGCAGTACGTAAAAGCAGAACCTGATGATGGTATCGATGCAAGTGATATAATAGATAATAATGTATCCTCTCAGTTGTCGTTCGATACATTTGTCCCGAACAGGGAGAATGGTTCAAAGTTGACTAAACGAAAACCACACCTGGTTCACAGCAATTCGCACAGTTTAGCCAACAAAGCAACATCAGACGAAGAACCATCATACGGATGTGATGAAGAAGAGGTCGCTAAGAGTATAGCAATGGTAGAAAACCGTATGGATACTATAGCAACAAAAATGGATTGGCTACTAGAACGCGTAGGGAGTTCCGGCAAACAACAATTCAGAATACGTCATTCATCTTTTCAGCTCACTCCAGTGAATTCTAATGATGAGTTAATATCTTTAAACAGTCAGTTGAAAGATGAAGAGTACATGGAAAAGGTTCTAGGTTGGTTGGACCTAAATGTCACAGCGGTCGACAGTGCCAGTCGTATGCACCAAGCACTGGATATGGTTTTCACTCGAACATTTCTATCCGGATGTAGTTGGACAGGACTGAGTAGTAAaggagaagagaagaagaatgtGGCAATTCGTATTCACACTAACGTGCTTGAGTTATTTAGACTAATTGGAAGcacaaatgtttgcaaaatcaACCTTAGCATCGTCACaatatttttcatgaaaaagcTACATCACGTGAAAAGCAGGGCAGTACAAGCAATTCGTAAATCATCCTGTCGGTCATCGTTTCTACAGAAACCATAA